One part of the Anopheles coustani chromosome 2, idAnoCousDA_361_x.2, whole genome shotgun sequence genome encodes these proteins:
- the LOC131264268 gene encoding uncharacterized protein K02A2.6-like: MMLDTGADITLISRKLWQHIGEPVLTPSDIKARTASGDFLHIVGEFVGSMIVAEKCMECIIRVTSAELSLFGRDAMDLFSLWDVPLTSVCNRVGLDEPCSAKLQLEFPKLFSGELGCCTKIKIQLKLKDGATPVFRPKRPVAYAMFQAVDNELERLEKDGIISKVDYSEWAAPIVVVRKANGTMRICGDYSTGLNNMLQPHQYPLPLPQDIFASLATCTVFSQIDLSDAFLQVEVEESCRTLLSVNTHRGLYVYNRLPPGVKTAPGAFQQLMEVMLAGLDGVAVYLDDIVVGGPNEEAHMRNLRSVLRRIKEYGFTIRLDKCSFQKKQIKYLGHLLDSKGLRPDPARIDAIMKLQVPTDVTGVRSFLGAVNYYGKFVRNISMLRHPLDNLLKEGAAFTWTKQCQDAFDQFKAILSSDLLLTHYDPRQEIIVAADASSFALGATISHRFKDGSIKVVQHASHHKPLLRIFGSKAGIPVYTANRLQRYALTLLLYDFDLEYVPSDKFGNADVLSRLIAKHEKPEDEYVIASIEMEKDLRAVVNNVRAEMGVTHLDTTRRPPVYEIHTEPTRPENANPAADKNPSTKSDGQKKAFTVNTFHTPLDASHARSLFW, encoded by the exons ATGATGCTTGATACTGGTGCCGATATCACCCTCATCTCACGCAAACTATGGCAGCATATTGGTGAACCGGTCCTGACTCCTTCAGATATTAAGGCGAGAACTGCATCTGGTGACTTTCTGCACATCGTAGGTGAATTTGTGGGTTCCATGATCGTAGCGGAAAAATGCATGGAGTGCATTATTCGTGTGACATCGGCCGAATTGTCACTTTTTGGAAGAGATGCCATGGATCTGTTCAGCTTGTGGGATGTGCCGTTGACTTCAGTATGCAACCGCGTTGGTTTGGATGAACCGTGTAGTGCAAAGCTACAGCTGGAGTTTCCTAAGCTCTTTTCAGGTGAGCTGGGTTGCTGCACGAAGATAAAAATTCAGTTGAAGCTGAAAGATGGAGCAACGCCTGTTTTTCGTCCCAAACGCCCTGTGGCCTACGCTATGTTTCAAGCAGTGGACAACGAGCTTGAAAGGCTGGAAAAAGATGGAATAATTTCGAAGGTGGATTATTCAGAATGGGCAGCGCCGATCGTTGTTGTGCGTAAAGCAAACGGGACGATGCGAATATGCGGTGATTACTCTACAGGACTGAATAACATGCTGCAACCTCACCAATACCCACTACCTCTTCCGCAAGACATTTTCGCAAGTCTGGCTACGTGTACGGTCTTCAGCCAGATTGATCTATCCGATGCGTTTCTCCAAGTAGAGGTGGAAGAGTCTTGCAGAACGCTGCTTAGCGTAAACACTCATCGAGGGTTGTACGTGTACAACAGGCTTCCGCCAGGCGTGAAAACTGCACCGGGAGCTTTTCAGCAGCTGATGGAGGTAATGCTAGCAGGTCTCGATGGTGTTGCTGTATATTTGGACGACATTGTGGTTGGAGGACCAAATGAAGAGGCCCATATGAGAAACCTTCGGTCTGTGCTCAGACGTATAAAGGAATACGGCTTCACCATACGACTGGATAAATGCTCGTTCCAaaagaagcaaataaaatacttGGGTCATTTGCTTGATTCGAAGGGACTTCGACCGGATCCTGCTAGGATAGATGCTATAATGAAGCTGCAAGTTCCAACCGATGTAACAGGAGTGAGATCATTCCTAGGCGCAGTAAACTATTACGGCAAATTTGTGCGAAACATCAGCATGCTGCGTCATCCACTAGATAATCTTTTGAAAGAGGGAGCTGCGTTTACGTGGACAAAGCAGTGCCAGGATGCTTTCGATCAATTTAAGGCAATACTCTCTTCAGATTTGCTGCTAACTCATTACGACCCACGTCAAGAAATCATCGTCGCGGCGGATGCTTCTTCCTTTGCACTAGGAGCGACTATTAGTCATCGGTTTAAAGACGGGTCGATAAAGGTAGTGCAGCATGCATCAC ATCACAAACCACTGTTACGAATCTTTGGATCTAAAGCAGGTATCCCGGTATATACAGCTAACCGATTGCAACGTTACGCCTTAACCTTGCTGCTATACGATTTCGATTTGGAGTATGTACCTTCAGACAAGTTCGGTAATGCCGATGTTCTGTCCCGACTGATTGCCAAGCATGAAAAACCTGAGGATGAGTACGTGATTGCTAGCATTGAAATGGAGAAAGACCTGCGAGCAGTTGTAAACAATGTGA GGGCCGAGATGGGCGTAACGCATCTGGACACCACCCGCCGGCCACCGGTGTACGAAATCCACACGGAGCCCACACGGCCTGAAAACGCTAACCCTGCGGCCGATAAGAACCCATCGACGAAGAGCGACGGTCAGAAAAAAGCGTTCACCGTCAATACCTTTCACACGCCGCTCGATGCATCACACGCTCGCTCGTTGTTCTGGTAA
- the LOC131265825 gene encoding G-protein coupled receptor 143-like, with amino-acid sequence MADPTIQTFCCHNRIRSPPAIKLMSEFDTDGYIVVCLVSSVFGIAGAIYQIWIRHEEGPTHHAVRRRRGGELTLSNQNIGRQIIVWLAVADLCASFGVFLRSALWKYIKDVIPPDSDVDDTTNVIFCAVSSAWIQYFYMCTWLWTLCYAINVRRQLTGARYALRTYHYYVWSISAVLTGVGLTVLYVPDADCHNVHDMTTAYMRILPNYVMTYGPMIAVMVANPVLYYQASREIDRQLVARFSQMSNTERDLMTKFKLKFSLINLVFYVCWLPNLVNGIVLWTMWYSLPFSMVITVWYIMAITNPLQAFFNTLVYQKWNCRWRFRRQASTDANAEVRRRNRASMVYNEGTPLLQSKLDSPSASTLQLHQTSVELIPTPTRSINNCSLV; translated from the exons ATGGCCGACCCAACGATACAGACGTTCTGCTGCCACAACCGGATACGGTCCCCGCCGGCCATCAAGCTGATGTCCGAGTTCGATACCGACGGTTACATCGTGGTGTGTTTGGTATCGTCCGTGTTCGGTATTGCCGGTGCCATCTATCAG ATATGGATCCGCCATGAGGAGGGACCAACGCATCACGCCGTCCGTCGGAGACGCGGCGGCGAGCTGACACTGTCTAATCAGAACATTGGCCGGCAGATCATCGTCTGGCTGGCGGTGGCCGACCTCTGCGCATCGTTCGGTGTCTTTCTCCGGTCCGCCCTGTGGAAGTACATCAAGGATGTTATTCCACCGGACAGCGACGTGGACGATACGACAAACGTCATCTTCTGTGCCGTTTCGTCCGCCTGGATACAGTATTTCTACATGTGCACCTGGTTGTGGACGCTGTGCTACGCCATCAACGTAAGGAGGCAGTTGACTGGAGCCCGGTATGCCTTGCGGACGTACCATTACTACGTCTGGAGCATATCGGCAGTGCTGACCGGCGTCGGATTGACCGTGCTTTACGTACCCGATGCAGA TTGTCACAATGTCCACGATATGACGACGGCGTACATGCGAATATTGCCCAATTACGTGATGACGTACGGGCCGATGATCGCCGTTATGGTTGCCAATCCGGTGCTCTACTACCAGGCGTCTCGGGAAATCGATCGGCAGCTGGTGGCCCGCTTCAGCCAGATGTCCAACACGGAGCGGGACCTGATGACAAAGTTTAAGCTCAAATTTTCCCTCATCAACCTTGTGTTCTACGTCTGCTGGCTCCCCAATCTGGTCAACGGGATCGTCCTGTGGACGATGTGGTATAGCCTACCCTTCTCAATGGTCATCACCGTGTGGTATATTATG GCTATTACCAACCCTCTGCAAGCGTTCTTCAACACATTGGTCTACCAGAAGTGGAACTGCCGATGGCGGTTTCGCCGGCAAGCAAGTACCGATGCTAATGCTGAAGTTAGG AGACGCAACCGTGCCTCGATGGTGTACAATGAAGGGACCCCATTGCTTCAGTCGAAACTGGACTCACCGTCAGCCTCCACGCTGCAACTGCATCAGACCTCGGTCGAATTGATACCGACACCGACGCGTAGCATCAATAATTGCTCGCTGGTCTGA
- the LOC131264269 gene encoding UPF0764 protein C16orf89 homolog: protein MFALILVLLALAGTSRGGGLEESSWRTVERDLAPDALLVRLDRLVNVCVANYEDLTTDLLLGIAIANAQLKGILKQPLQESQRQFVESLAKKCDFVESRIESTFNFPSGANAVVSKLLIDSNFWSLDDELQPLGGVSGPVSRRGRRRRSQLLGDDPQALIESYLEAIDAGGPSEQQSDECLSELLVSESENEYNATNGGATAGGSGHLRRLTLSRECSAAMSLRKRSYGYHLTHKLLFYIVLARQRFANIDRSFVVAGQRKLCEQILREADLIAGFDFPDLFRDLFMEQVFLCAFVRPPLPEFTNPAWLAAIVGWQNGEGCFKYYADEGDGVVGPNALTTHCSTHMTGVGAALLGLFARLQLAQ from the exons atgtttgcattaaTACTGGTTTTGCTCGCGTTGGCCGGTACCTCACGTGGTGGAGGACTGGAGGAGTCCTCCTGGCGGACAGTGGAACGTGACCTGGCCCCGGATGCACTACTGGTGCGGTTGGATCGACTGGTGAACGTTTGTGTAGCGAACTACGAGGACCTAACCACCGATTTGCTACTTGGTATCGCTATTGCCAATG CTCAACTCAAAGGAATACTAAAGCAACCACTTCAAGAATCGCAGCGTCAGTTCGTGGAGTCGTTGGCGAAAAAGTGCGATTTTGTCGAAAGCCGTATCGAGAGTACGTTCAACTTTCCAAGCGGTGCGAATGCCGTCG TTTCAAAACTTCTTATTGATTCAAACTTTTGGAGCCTGGATGACGAACTGCAGCCACTTGGGGGAGTTTCTGGGCCGGTTTCACGCCGAGGAAGACGACGAAGAAGTCAACTACTAGGCGACGATCCTCAAGCTTTGATAGAAAGCTACCTCGAGGCGATCGATGCCGGGGGACCTAGCGAACAGCAATCAG ATGAGTGCTTATCGGAGCTGCTGGTCAGTGAGTCAGAAAATGAGTACAACGCCACCAATGGAGGAGCCACAGCTGGCGGCAGCGGCCATCTAAGACGGCTGACGCTCAGCCGCGAATGTAGTGCAGCGATGTCGTTAAGAAAGCGCTCCTATGGTTACCATCTGACGCATAA ATTGCTCTTCTACATCGTGCTCGCACGGCAACGGTTCGCCAACATCGATCGGAGCTTCGTGGTGGCCGGCCAGCGGAAGCTGTGCGAGCAGATTCTCCGCGAGGCGGACCTCATCGCCGGGTTTGATTTTCCCGACCTGTTCCGCGATCTGTTCATGGAGCAGGTGTTCCTGTGTGCGTTCGTGCGCCCTCCGCTGCCCGAGTTCACCAATCCGGCCTGGCTGGCGGCCATCGTCGGCTGGCAGAACGGCGAGGGATGCTTCAAGTACTATGCGGACGAGGGCGATGGAGTGGTTGGGCCGAACGCACTGACGACACACTGTTCGACCCATATGACCGGTGTCGGGGCGGCCCTATTGGGATTATTCGCAAGGCTTCAGCTGGCGCAGTGA
- the LOC131263240 gene encoding THO complex subunit 2 — MFNADIWKSWERSGKSEFLKQCKAIVKDDPQQSPLFAKNERKSGISRAIYELISRGIHGQLKKDSVLQMLAEVSSLHSDIPSILLDVFGIFDAETATSTGDAPPSEERSTFCYIVKETERFVSEKLLKERLEIDTLQDVGTIKNRSFYTRFIKVKTKLYYKQRRFNLFREESEGYAKLITELNQEFNQETITVTDILEIIKSLIGCFNLDPNRVLDIILESFEARPEQDRIFIPLLQSYINDGNIICEVLGYKYRYFADVNTPSSLFKVTALLLQHGVIKLDDIYSWLNPTDKSIQADWEAEMNQAKEYVRKLNIILTNKDKEPEQEPEFETAPEKYALNQKWGLCEALLLIGDWNTAHQLLRKLPDQSVMVHEPIARALCRLLHIIIEPVYRLKCALPANIKGRAISSYGALSKLAPPPVTALTKLRLHAFPMFTALGPSLHYDSVLLYKLLRLMRVILTDMNVDPMNPPAPGTSSDQEQLYYDILSLLDASVLPALAYMDCNCCVAEEIWSIVKLYPYQYRYSLYARWKNDTFQLQPKLIQRRGTAQKQIKALMKRVSKENSKPVGRLIGKLSHCSPGFLFEYILLQIQIYDNLIAPVVDSLKYLTSLSYDVLGYCLIEALEQVDRNPMQNDGTSISLWLQSLANFCGAIYKKYNIELSGLLQYVANQLKSHKSLDLLILKEVVQKMAGIEAAEEMTNEQLQAMCGGELLRGEAGYFSQVRNTKKSSQRLKDALASNDLAVALCLLIAQQKHCVIYRETAQSHLKLVGKLYDQCQDTLVQFGTFLGSTYSVEEYVERLPTIHSMLQRYHIHSDVAFFLARPMFSHAINQKYDQLRKADTNAKKLSTSQKMSKYLEATAHVMNPVIESVRPLHPPKIWEDISPQFLVSFWSLSMYDLQVPVESYQREITKLRLLANAVMESKEQNASKNKKEQERYVALMDKLQDERKKQQEHVDKIMHRLTNEKDAWFLSRSAKSAKNETITQFLQLCLFPRCTFTALDAIYCAKFVHTIHNLKTANFSTLLCYDRIFCDITYSVTSCTENEATRYGRFLCAMLETVMRWHSDEATFNKECANYPGFVTKFRVSNQYSEAIDHVNYENYRHVCHKWHYKITKAMVFCLDSKDYMQIRNSLIILMRILPHFPVLAKLSQIIEKKVEKVREEEKNQRQDLFVLASSYIGQLKARAAQMMLESDFHQVTEKPFKATTTSSATGSLAGATVAVQDSLQDSKVAINGADVKGGQSTRQGSSSMGNGTNNTSTTGGNSSSTSSSAMAAGGNATSNGNLAGSSDHHRGGGGHSSTIDMIKKEPSSSSSSSGSRDNNAGGSSASMRESSVSLAREKSSKEIKREERAREKEREREEAAAAAMLADRKREKEKRRDKRDHYDHERESRASERDLQQRDRSERDLSSVSNSSNEQQHGSSIRRSQDPPEHDRDMKRRKVEGSSSSKSKHDDGSNSASQQLVSESKKERSSKTKEKRDKTDEEKELRKERKLGRKRQDRNAEESLLTDKRLRREEEKASKLLSHQNGDNDGDLAAPLSTSSSSSHREKHHHHHLKEKSPSYGGGAGGGGGGGSSGGSGSVLRDHRERSHDRGLDRGDKQYFTKTSRTRSGY, encoded by the exons ATGTTCAACGCCGATATATGGAAATCCTGGGAACGAAGCGGAAAATCAGAGTT CTTGAAACAATGCAAAGCCATCGTGAAGGACGACCCACAGCAGAGTCCCCTGTTTGCAAAGAACGAGCGCAAGAGCGGCATTTCCCGGGCGATCTACGAGCTGATCTCGCGTGGCATTCATGGCCAGCTGAAAAAGGATAGCGTCCTACAGATGCTGGCCGAAGTTTCG AGCCTACACAGCGACATCCCATCGATTCTGCTGGATGTGTTCGGTATCTTTGATGCCGAAACGGCCACAAGCACAGGTGATGCGCCACCGAGCGAAGAACGCTCCACGTTCTGCTACATCGTCAAGGAAACGGAACGATTTGTGTCGGAGAAGCTGCTGAAGGAGCGACTAGAAATCGACACACTGCAAGACGTGGGGACAATCAAGAATCGAAGTTTCTACACACGATTCataaaagtgaaaacgaaGCTCTA CTACAAACAGCGCCGTTTCAATCTATTCCGCGAGGAAAGTGAGGGCTACGCAAAGCTCATCACGGAACTGAATCAGGAATTTAATCAGGAAACGATCACGGTGACCGACATACTGGAGATTATCAAATCGCTGATTGGTTGCTTCAATCTCGATCCCAACCGGGTGCTAGATATCATCCTGGAGTCGTTCGAGGCGCGCCCGGAGCAGGATCGCATTTTCATCCCTCTGCTGCAATCGTACATCAACGATGGCAACATTATCTGTGAGGTGCTCGGTTACAAGTATCGCTACTTTGCGGACGTTAACACACCGAGCTCTCTGTTCAAGGTAACCGCGTTACTGCTGCAGCACGGTGTGATAAAGCTGGACGATATTTACTCATGG CTCAACCCAACGGATAAGTCGATACAGGCCGATTGGGAGGCGGAAATGAACCAAGCGAAAGAATACGTTCGCAAGCTGAACATAATTCTCACCAATAAGGACAAGGAGCCGGAGCAGGAGCCCGAGTTCGAGACGGCACCGGAAAAGTATGCCCTCAATCAAAAGTGGGGCCTTTGCGAGGCGCTACTACTCATCGGAGATTGGAACACGGCCCACCAGCTGCTCCGCAAGCTCCCGGACCAGTCGGTCATGGTGCACGAACCGATCGCACGAGCCCTCTGCCGCCTGCTGCACATCATCATCGAACCGGTGTACCGGCTCAAGTGTGCCCTGCCGGCAAACATCAAGGGTCGCGCCATCTCATCGTACGGTGCGCTCAGCAAACTTGCCCCACCGCCCGTTACCGCACTGACCAAGCTGCGGCTGCATGCTTTCCCGATGTTTACCGCACTTGGACCATCGCTACACTACGATTCGGTGCTGCTGTACAAACTGTTGCGCCTGATGCGTGTCATCCTCACCGACATGAACGTCGACCCGATGAATCCACCGGCGCCCGGGACGTCGAGCGATCAGGAGCAGCTGTACTACGACATTTTGTCGTTGCTCGATGCTTCCGTGCTGCCCGCCCTGGCCTACATGGACTGCAACTGCTGCGTGGCGGAAGAGATCTGGTCGATCGTGAAACTCTACCCGTACCAGTATCGGTACAGTTTGTACGCGCGCTGGAAAAATGACACGTTTCAGCTACAGCCGAAGCTGATCCAACGGCGCGGTACGGCCCAGAAACAAATCAAGGCACTGATGAAGCGGGTCAGCAAAGAAAACAGTAAACCGGTGGGAAGGCTGATCGGCAAACTGAGCCACTGTTCGCCTGGATTCCTATTTGAATAT ATTCTACTGCAAATTCAAATCTACGATAATCTAATCGCCCCCGTCGTTGACTCGCTCAAGTATCTGACGTCTCTGTCGTACGACGTGCTCGGCTACTGTCTAATCGAAGCCCTCGAGCAGGTCGATCGGAACCCAATGCAGAACGACGGTACCAGCATCTCGCTGTGGCTGCAAAGTTTGGCCAACTTTTGCGGTGCCATCTACAAGAAGTACAACATCGAGCTGAGCGGACTGCTGCAGTACGTGGCGAACCAGCTCAAGTCCCACAAGAGCCTCGATCTCCTCATCCTCAAGGAGGTGGTGCAGAAGATGGCCGGCATCGAGGCGGCCGAAGAGATGACGAACGAGCAACTGCAAGCAATGTGCGGCGGGGAACTATTGCGTGGCGAGGCGGGTTATTTCAGCCAGGTGCGCAACACGAAAAAGTCATCGCAGCGGTTGAAGGACGCACTGGCCAGCAACGATCTAGCGGTGGCCCTGTGTTTGTTGATCGCGCAGCAGAAACATTGCGTCATCTACCGCGAGACGGCCCAGAGCCACCTGAAGCTGGTGGGGAAGCTGTACGACCAGTGCCAGGATACGTTGGTGCAGTTTGGGACGTTCCTCGGCTCGACCTACTCGGTGGAGGAATACGTGGAGCGGCTCCCAACGATACACAGTATGCTGCAGCGGTACCACATCCACTCCGATGTGGCCTTTTTCCTTGCGCGTCCTATGTTTTCTCATGCAATCAAT caaaagtACGACCAACTACGTAAGGCGGACACGAACGCGAAGAAGCTTTCCACCTCGCAAAAGATGAGCAAATATCTCGAGGCGACGGCGCACGTCATGAACCCGGTCATCGAGTCCGTACGCCCGCTGCATCCACCGAAAATCTGGGAAGATATCAGTCCGCAGTTTCTGGTCAGCTTCTGGTCGCTGTCGATGTACGACCTGCAGGTCCCGGTCGAGAGCTACCAGCGGGAAATTACCAAACTGAGGCTGCTCGCAAATGCCGTAATGGAGTCGAAAGAGCAGAACGCGTCGAAGAACAAGAAAGAACAGGAGCGCTACGTCGCGCTGATGGACAAACTGCAGGACGAGCGGAAAAAGCAGCAGGAGCACGTGGACAAAATCATGCACCGGTTGACGAACGAGAAAGACGCCTGGTTCCTGTCGCGTTCGGCCAAGTCGGCCAAGAATGAAACCATCACCCAGTTCCTGCAGCTGTGTCTGTTCCCGCGGTGCACCTTTACGGCGCTCGATGCAATCTACTGTGCTAAGTTTGTGCATACCATCCACAATCTGAAGACGGCCAACTTTAGCACACTGTTGTGCTACGATCGG ATATTCTGCGACATAACGTACTCGGTGACGTCCTGCACTGAGAACGAGGCGACCCGCTACGGGCGGTTCCTGTGCGCGATGCTCGAAACCGTCATGCGCTGGCACTCGGACGAGGCCACCTTCAACAAGGAGTGCGCCAACTATCCCGGTTTCGTTACCAAGTTCCGCGTCAGCAACCAGTACTCGGAGGCGATCGACCACGTCAACTACGAGAACTATCGGCACGTGTGCCACAAGTGGCACTACAAGATCACCAAGGCGATGGTGTTCTGTCTGGACTCGAAGGACTACATGCAGATCCGGAACTCGCTCATCATCCTGATGCGCATCCTGCCGCACTTCCCGGTGTTGGCCAAACTGTCGCAGATCATTGAGAAGAAGGTGGAGAAGGTGCGCGAGGAGGAGAAAAACCAGCGCCAGGATCTGTTCGTGCTGGCATCGAGTTACATCGGCCAGCTGAAGGCCCGAGCCGCGCAGATGATGTTGGAATCGGACTTCCACCAGGTGACGGAGAAACCGTTCAAAGCAACCACGACCTCGAGTGCTACCGGGTCATTGGCCGGAGCAACGGTCGCGGTTCAGGACTCACTGCAGGACAGCAAGGTGGCTATAAATGGGGCCGATGTGAAAG GAGGACAAAGCACCAGACAAGGAAGTTCATCGATGGGCAACGGCACCAACAACACTTCCACCACTGGAGGGAATTCATCATCGACGTCCTCGTCGGCCATGGCAGCGGGTGGTAATGCCACATCCAACGGTAACCTGGCAGGATCGTCGGACCATCaccgtggtggtggcggtcaCAGCAGCACCATTGACATGATCAAGAAGGAAccgtcctcgtcgtcatcgtccagTGGCTCGAGGGACAACAATGCCGGAGGTTCGTCGGCGTCGATGCGCGAATCATCGGTTTCGTTGGCGCGTGAAAAATCATCGAAAGAAATCAAACGCGAAGAGCGCGCTCGGGAGAAGGAACGCGAGCGAGAGGAAGCGGCCGCCGCCGCAATGCTTGCCGatcgaaaaagggaaaaagaaaagcgtcGTGACAAGCGAG ATCATTACGATCACGAACGGGAATCGAGAGCAAGCGAACGGGACCTCCAGCAGCGTGATCGCAGCGAAAGAGACCTCAGCTCAGTGTCGAACTCCAGCAACGAACAGCAACACGGCAGCAGCATTCGTCGCAGCCAAGACCCACCGGAACATGATAGAG ATATGAAGCGCCGCAAGGTGGAAGGTTCTTCTAGCTCGAAG aGCAAGCACGACGATGGTTCCAACTCCGCTTCCCAGCAGCTAGTGTCCGAGTCGAAGAAGGAACGGAGCAGCAagacgaaggaaaaacgggaCAAGACTGACGAGGAGAAGGAGCTCCGGAAGGAACGTAAACTTGGTCGCAAGCGG CAGGATCGTAATGCGGAGGAATCGCTACTGACGGACAAACGTTTGCGCCGGGAGGAGGAAAAGGCTAGCAAACTGCTATCGCACCAGAACGGGGACAACGATGGCGATCTGGCAGCCCCACTGTccacctcgtcgtcgtcgtcgcaccGGGAaaagcatcaccatcatcatctgaAGGAAAAGTCTCCATCCTATGGCGGTGGtgcaggtggtggtgggggtggtggtaGCAGTGGCGGAAGTGGAAGCGTCCTGCGAGATCACCGCGAGCGATCGCACGATCGTGGCCTGGATCGGGGTGACAAGCAGTACTTTACGAAAACTTCCCGCACACGGTCCGGGTACTAG